A region of Rhizobium grahamii DNA encodes the following proteins:
- a CDS encoding YcgN family cysteine cluster protein, with protein MEDVPFWKTKTLAEMTTTEWESLCDGCGLCCLNKLEEWDSGDIYFTSIRCKLMDGESCRCSSYENRWDFVPDCVQLTKENVDEIAWLPPTCGYRLINEGRDLYWWHPLVSGDPETVHVAGISARGRTINETEVKVDDFEDYVVDWPLTVGDEARAQEPEAAK; from the coding sequence ATGGAAGACGTACCCTTCTGGAAGACGAAGACGCTCGCCGAGATGACGACGACGGAATGGGAGAGCCTGTGCGACGGCTGTGGCCTCTGTTGTCTCAACAAGCTCGAGGAGTGGGATAGCGGCGACATCTATTTCACCTCTATCCGCTGCAAGCTCATGGATGGCGAAAGCTGTCGCTGTTCGAGCTACGAGAACCGCTGGGATTTCGTGCCGGATTGCGTCCAGCTCACCAAGGAAAACGTCGACGAGATCGCCTGGCTGCCGCCGACCTGCGGTTATCGGCTGATCAACGAGGGCCGCGATCTCTACTGGTGGCATCCGCTGGTCTCGGGCGACCCCGAGACGGTGCATGTGGCCGGGATCTCGGCGCGCGGTCGCACGATCAACGAGACCGAGGTCAAGGTCGACGACTTCGAGGATTATGTGGTGGACTGGCCGCTGACCGTCGGCGACGAGGCGCGGGCGCAGGAGCCAGAGGCCGCCAAGTGA
- a CDS encoding FkbM family methyltransferase: MPDPALDVLFILTSILMIHHQGSLMLWHFQTLSTLTKHWGPRAALSVYVNRQTTRDSTEIKKISMPGVEGDVFLRPRSSDWDVLGQVFLDEEYNIKSAVHAEALYRCYQSIIAAGETPVIVDCGANCGLASIWYSQVFPRTIIIAVEPEPENYSVLCRNAKNRPIRPVMAAISDHPGHITLHNPGHGSWAWQTVESASGEIEAQTIPALLASVPNGRTLIVKIDIEGSEVSLFRSNTDWVDQTPLVVFETHDLMATWTGTAHSVLSVLTKEPRDYLQEGENTFAFSHSLLGPSAAQSAISRQ; encoded by the coding sequence TTGCCCGATCCCGCCTTAGATGTTCTATTTATACTCACATCAATACTTATGATCCACCACCAGGGCTCGCTGATGCTGTGGCATTTCCAAACACTGAGTACCTTGACAAAACACTGGGGGCCGCGAGCCGCTCTCTCCGTGTACGTCAATCGACAGACCACCCGGGACAGCACAGAGATCAAAAAGATCAGCATGCCGGGTGTAGAGGGCGATGTCTTCCTGAGGCCCAGATCGTCGGACTGGGACGTTCTCGGCCAAGTCTTCCTAGACGAGGAGTACAACATCAAGAGCGCCGTCCATGCCGAGGCGCTATATCGTTGCTATCAGAGTATTATCGCTGCGGGAGAAACGCCCGTCATCGTCGATTGCGGCGCAAATTGCGGATTGGCATCCATCTGGTATTCCCAAGTATTTCCGCGTACGATCATCATCGCAGTGGAACCAGAACCGGAGAACTACTCCGTGCTGTGCCGGAATGCCAAGAACCGGCCGATCCGACCGGTTATGGCCGCGATATCCGATCACCCCGGCCATATCACGCTTCACAATCCGGGGCACGGCTCCTGGGCCTGGCAGACCGTCGAGAGCGCATCCGGAGAGATCGAGGCGCAAACCATTCCCGCCCTGCTCGCCTCCGTTCCCAACGGAAGAACACTCATCGTGAAAATTGACATCGAAGGCAGCGAGGTCAGTCTTTTTCGAAGCAATACCGATTGGGTCGATCAAACCCCTCTCGTCGTCTTTGAAACACATGACCTCATGGCAACCTGGACCGGCACGGCCCACTCGGTCCTTTCCGTCCTGACGAAAGAGCCTCGGGACTATCTACAGGAGGGCGAGAATACATTTGCGTTCTCGCATTCGCTGCTCGGACCATCCGCTGCGCAGAGCGCCATATCGAGGCAATAG
- a CDS encoding DUF1214 domain-containing protein, producing MFRFPLFIAMILTIAFGGGILVSLYALDATAGFGAIKLGAWEAFPQLQTEEADPYAKSHRARAGRLLYGSAEGLMFTAKVDDDGERLNADCSYRISGQTPAARIWTLFTADNGGSPASLQTGLPGALNSWTVLRNPDSTFTIDISSRARPGNWLAVPAAGTFQLVLTLFDTPTAGSSGVIDLAMPKLQKTGCGNA from the coding sequence GTGTTTCGATTTCCTCTTTTCATTGCGATGATCCTGACGATCGCCTTTGGCGGCGGAATTCTGGTATCCCTTTATGCGCTCGACGCCACCGCCGGCTTCGGAGCCATCAAGCTCGGCGCCTGGGAGGCCTTCCCGCAGCTGCAGACCGAGGAGGCGGATCCCTACGCAAAATCGCATCGCGCCCGCGCCGGCCGGCTGCTCTACGGGAGTGCCGAAGGGCTGATGTTTACCGCCAAGGTCGATGACGACGGAGAGCGGCTGAATGCCGACTGCAGCTACCGGATATCAGGACAAACGCCCGCAGCGCGCATCTGGACGCTGTTTACGGCTGATAATGGCGGCAGCCCCGCTTCGCTGCAGACCGGCCTGCCCGGCGCGCTCAATTCCTGGACGGTTCTTCGCAATCCCGACAGCACCTTCACGATCGATATTTCGTCGCGCGCACGACCGGGCAACTGGCTGGCCGTGCCAGCGGCAGGGACGTTTCAACTCGTGCTAACGCTTTTCGACACGCCGACAGCCGGCAGCTCCGGCGTTATCGATCTCGCCATGCCGAAGCTTCAGAAGACCGGGTGCGGCAATGCTTAG
- a CDS encoding DNA-packaging protein, whose amino-acid sequence MADIVAQHSKVRQAMEAINATTDALLKGTAQPLSAPRQQEECAVLPDTVVSPEMLAERHDLWKALAGLWEFNARAEQLPPPDDWRIWLILGGRGCGKTRAGAEWVHAIASAGQRSDLRIALVAETLGDAREVMIDGISGICRIARRRCPEFEVSRRRLVWPNGAVAQIFSSEDPESLRGPQFHYAWCDELAKWKHGQETWDMLQFGLRLGAHPRQLVTTTPRPVPLLKQLIADAGTRLTRISTLANAANLAPGFIDALAQRYGGTRLGRQELDGELIEDREDALWRREMIEAATIRFTGEIRRIVVAVDPPATAGTKSCCGIVVAGLEASGRAVVLADCSVEGASPAGWAGAVVRAYRRFSADRVVAEINQGGDMVASMLKSIDESLPVSTVRATRGKYLRAEPVAALYEQGRVAHAGRFVALEDQMCDFGPDGLSSGRSPDRLDALVWALTALMLEGNGEPRVRGV is encoded by the coding sequence ATGGCTGATATCGTGGCGCAACATTCGAAGGTGCGGCAGGCGATGGAGGCGATCAACGCAACCACTGACGCGCTTCTGAAGGGAACTGCCCAACCGCTGTCCGCACCGCGACAGCAGGAAGAGTGCGCCGTCTTGCCCGATACCGTTGTTTCGCCGGAGATGTTGGCCGAGCGACACGACCTCTGGAAAGCCCTGGCCGGTCTCTGGGAATTCAACGCCCGCGCCGAGCAACTGCCGCCGCCGGACGACTGGCGTATCTGGCTGATCCTTGGCGGGCGCGGTTGCGGCAAGACGCGGGCAGGTGCGGAATGGGTGCATGCCATCGCCAGCGCCGGCCAACGATCCGATCTGCGCATCGCTTTGGTCGCCGAAACGCTTGGCGATGCCCGCGAGGTGATGATCGACGGTATCTCCGGCATTTGTCGCATCGCTCGCCGCAGATGCCCGGAATTTGAGGTTTCGCGCCGCCGGCTCGTCTGGCCCAATGGTGCCGTCGCTCAGATCTTCTCGTCCGAGGATCCGGAAAGCCTGCGTGGTCCGCAGTTTCACTATGCGTGGTGCGATGAGCTGGCGAAGTGGAAGCATGGCCAGGAGACGTGGGACATGCTGCAGTTCGGTCTGCGCCTTGGCGCTCATCCGCGCCAGCTGGTGACGACGACGCCGCGGCCGGTGCCGCTGCTGAAGCAATTGATTGCCGACGCGGGAACGCGGCTGACGCGGATCAGCACGCTTGCCAACGCAGCCAATCTGGCGCCGGGGTTCATCGATGCGCTGGCGCAACGCTACGGCGGCACGCGGCTCGGGCGTCAGGAGCTTGACGGCGAACTGATCGAGGATCGCGAAGACGCGCTCTGGCGGCGTGAGATGATCGAGGCTGCCACGATCCGCTTCACCGGCGAGATCAGGCGGATCGTCGTCGCTGTCGACCCGCCGGCGACCGCCGGTACGAAATCCTGCTGCGGCATTGTCGTGGCCGGATTGGAGGCATCAGGGCGCGCTGTCGTGCTTGCCGATTGTTCGGTGGAGGGTGCGAGTCCGGCCGGCTGGGCAGGCGCGGTGGTGCGCGCCTACAGGCGCTTTTCAGCGGACCGGGTGGTGGCGGAAATCAACCAGGGCGGCGACATGGTGGCATCGATGCTGAAGAGCATCGATGAGAGCCTGCCGGTCTCGACCGTGCGGGCGACGCGCGGTAAGTATCTGAGGGCCGAACCGGTCGCGGCACTCTACGAGCAGGGGCGGGTTGCCCATGCCGGGCGCTTCGTCGCGCTGGAGGACCAGATGTGCGACTTCGGTCCGGATGGGCTTTCATCCGGCCGTTCGCCCGACCGGCTGGACGCGCT
- a CDS encoding SDR family oxidoreductase → MTAALSGKIALVAGGTRGAGRGIAVELGAAGATVYVTGRTTRAAQSEYGRPETIEETAEMVTAAGGEGIAVRVDHTVPEEVEALVARIRREQGRLDILVNDIWGGEHLTEWNKPVWEHSLDKGLHMLRLAIDTHLITAHFALALMIEHPGGLLVELTDGTAEYNATHYRLCPYYDLVKTGVIRMAWAHAKDLAPHGATAVALTPGWMRSEIMLDIFGVTEETWRDATAAQPHFVISETPRFTGRAVAALAADPDRARWSGQSLSSGGLAKVYGFDDIDGSRPDCWRYMDEVMEAGKPADASGYR, encoded by the coding sequence GTGACAGCAGCGCTTTCAGGAAAGATCGCCCTCGTTGCCGGCGGCACGCGCGGCGCCGGTCGCGGCATTGCCGTGGAACTCGGGGCCGCCGGCGCAACGGTTTACGTCACCGGTCGCACGACGCGGGCAGCGCAGTCGGAATATGGCCGCCCCGAGACGATCGAGGAGACGGCAGAAATGGTAACCGCTGCCGGCGGCGAGGGGATTGCCGTCCGCGTCGATCATACCGTGCCCGAAGAAGTCGAGGCGTTGGTCGCCCGCATCCGCCGCGAACAGGGGCGTCTCGATATCCTGGTCAACGATATCTGGGGCGGCGAACACCTCACCGAATGGAACAAGCCGGTATGGGAGCACTCGCTGGACAAGGGCCTGCACATGCTGCGGCTGGCGATCGACACGCATCTGATCACCGCGCATTTCGCCTTGGCGCTGATGATCGAACATCCGGGCGGGCTGCTGGTAGAGCTGACCGACGGCACCGCCGAGTACAACGCCACCCATTATCGCCTCTGCCCATATTATGACCTCGTGAAAACGGGCGTGATCCGCATGGCCTGGGCGCACGCCAAGGATCTCGCGCCGCATGGCGCAACCGCAGTGGCGCTGACACCGGGCTGGATGCGCTCGGAAATCATGCTCGATATCTTCGGCGTCACCGAGGAGACCTGGCGCGATGCGACCGCGGCGCAGCCGCATTTCGTCATCTCCGAGACGCCGCGCTTCACCGGCCGGGCAGTCGCAGCGCTTGCCGCCGATCCCGATCGCGCCCGCTGGAGCGGTCAGTCGCTGTCGAGCGGCGGGCTCGCCAAGGTCTACGGCTTTGACGATATCGACGGCTCTCGGCCGGACTGTTGGCGCTACATGGACGAGGTGATGGAGGCAGGCAAACCCGCCGATGCCAGCGGCTATCGTTGA
- a CDS encoding TetR/AcrR family transcriptional regulator — MPRPRTLSDEQLLDMVLGLVHAEGPDAASFGAVAKISGLSGSTLVQRFGTKAAMLRACLLRAWDRLDMETARLIRSVAETPEGAVDLLTGLSRDYGEDAASYAEGLLVLREDLRDPALRARGAAWGKTLAAALDRCLGKPPLGRLMLSQWQGCLLWWGFEPQGSVEDYVRGELGQFLRTVA; from the coding sequence ATGCCCCGCCCCCGCACGCTTTCGGACGAACAGCTTCTCGACATGGTTCTCGGGCTTGTACATGCGGAAGGCCCGGATGCGGCAAGCTTCGGCGCGGTGGCGAAAATCAGCGGCCTTTCCGGCTCGACACTGGTGCAGCGCTTCGGCACCAAGGCAGCGATGCTCAGGGCCTGCCTGCTGCGCGCGTGGGACCGACTGGACATGGAAACGGCGCGGCTGATCCGGTCCGTTGCCGAAACGCCCGAGGGCGCCGTCGACCTGCTGACTGGACTTTCCAGGGACTACGGCGAGGATGCCGCGTCCTATGCGGAAGGCCTGCTGGTGCTAAGGGAGGATCTGCGCGACCCGGCCTTGCGGGCGCGCGGCGCGGCTTGGGGAAAGACGCTCGCGGCAGCGCTCGACCGATGCCTCGGCAAACCGCCGCTCGGGCGGCTGATGCTGTCGCAGTGGCAGGGGTGCCTGCTCTGGTGGGGCTTCGAGCCTCAGGGCTCCGTTGAAGACTATGTTCGCGGCGAGCTCGGCCAGTTCCTCCGGACGGTCGCCTAG
- a CDS encoding DUF1254 domain-containing protein, which yields MLRILFALLAGLFGAALLHLVIILSLPHFTGKDAATRVASEGDIDTFYLLGGTDDTAGLSNDDPFVHTAVCSFDTEENPVRFTAKGNVPFWSIALYDEASNEIFSMNDRTSVGGAVDILIGSPIQLTELRKALPAELQKTILVESARSEGYAVLRTVAPQSSFDAAAKSFLSNAGCEEFAADAN from the coding sequence ATGCTTAGGATCCTGTTCGCACTACTGGCCGGCCTTTTTGGCGCGGCACTTCTGCACCTGGTCATCATCCTCTCCCTGCCGCACTTCACCGGCAAGGACGCAGCCACCCGGGTGGCTTCCGAGGGCGATATCGACACCTTCTACCTGCTTGGCGGCACCGACGACACCGCGGGCCTCTCGAACGACGATCCGTTCGTCCACACAGCCGTTTGTTCCTTCGATACGGAGGAGAATCCGGTACGGTTTACCGCGAAGGGTAACGTGCCCTTCTGGTCGATCGCCCTCTACGACGAGGCGTCCAACGAGATTTTCAGCATGAACGATCGGACTTCGGTGGGAGGCGCCGTCGATATCCTGATCGGGAGCCCGATCCAGCTGACGGAGCTGCGCAAGGCTTTGCCTGCAGAACTGCAGAAGACGATCCTCGTGGAGTCGGCGCGATCCGAGGGCTATGCCGTTCTGAGAACGGTGGCGCCGCAGTCAAGCTTCGACGCTGCTGCGAAGAGCTTCCTTTCCAACGCCGGTTGCGAGGAATTCGCGGCCGACGCCAATTGA
- a CDS encoding MmcQ/YjbR family DNA-binding protein, which produces MDQEELVSFALSLPEAVESAHHGTRDFRVRSKIFLTMPDQDYCVVRLTPDQQHMTLAVAPDDTAAVPGGWGQRGSTRLFYGKASDELVQGLVRKSWQNAAPKTLQKQFVVIPSG; this is translated from the coding sequence ATGGATCAGGAAGAACTCGTTTCCTTTGCGCTGAGCCTGCCGGAGGCGGTCGAGAGCGCGCATCATGGCACACGTGATTTCCGCGTGCGCAGCAAGATATTCCTGACGATGCCCGACCAGGACTATTGCGTGGTGCGATTGACGCCCGACCAGCAGCACATGACGCTGGCCGTGGCGCCCGATGACACGGCTGCCGTACCGGGCGGATGGGGGCAGCGCGGTTCGACCCGGCTCTTCTACGGCAAGGCGAGCGACGAACTGGTGCAGGGTCTGGTGCGCAAGTCATGGCAGAACGCCGCGCCGAAAACCCTGCAAAAGCAGTTCGTTGTCATCCCGTCCGGCTAA
- a CDS encoding transglycosylase domain-containing protein: MTDPDNPEKQPRKKRHLLLKIDSWIDSTIWNAGFRSAEIWEDITIFFRRFRVRGWKRIVFELAGEGLTWGSVGAVLMLTLAQPAFEATKEDWRNRGDYAVTFLDRYGNVIGHRGVIHQNSVPIDELPDSLIKSVLATEDRRFFSHFGIDVIGLFRAIVTNAQAGGVVQGGSTLTQQLAKNLFLSNERSIDRKITEAFLALWLEANLSKKEILSTYLDRAYMGGGTFGAAAAAQFYFGKNITDVNLAESAMLAGLFKAPAKYAPHVNLPAARGRANEVLTNLVQSGLMTEGQVIAARRSPATVVDRNEVESPDFFLDWAFDEVMRLSPRFHQHSLIVRTTIDMGLQGAADDSVETSLREYGESYHAKQGAMVMIENGGAVRAMVGGRDYGESQFNRATKALRQPGSSFKVYTYSVAMENGMTPDSVVVDAPIYWGNWSPHNYENRYAGRVTLATAIAQSINTIPVRLAKEKFGIQPIRAMAKNLGVESPVRDDVTIPIGTSEVTVMDQATAYAVFPAGGMQSRRHGITQILDYGGDVLYDFDRDEPPAKRVLSEQADAYMNQMLSRVPYVGTARKAALDNGILTAGKTGTTQAYRDAWFIGFTGNYTTAVWFGNDDYTSTNKMTGGSLPAMTFKRAMDYAHQGITLRQIPGVPTPAPEKTPKTVAAKPPEGSPPPLVRPRMLSVESTRILKDLGEKLKNAPPLVTQKVASAE; encoded by the coding sequence GTGACGGATCCGGACAATCCAGAAAAACAGCCGCGCAAGAAACGACACTTGCTGCTGAAGATCGATTCCTGGATCGACTCCACCATCTGGAACGCCGGTTTCCGCTCCGCAGAGATCTGGGAAGACATCACCATCTTCTTTCGCCGCTTCCGCGTTCGCGGCTGGAAGCGCATCGTCTTTGAACTTGCCGGCGAAGGCCTGACCTGGGGGTCCGTCGGGGCCGTCCTGATGCTCACCCTTGCCCAGCCTGCCTTCGAGGCTACCAAGGAAGATTGGCGCAATCGCGGCGACTATGCCGTCACTTTCCTTGACCGCTATGGCAACGTGATCGGCCATCGCGGCGTCATCCACCAGAATTCGGTGCCGATCGACGAACTGCCCGACAGTCTGATCAAATCTGTACTGGCAACCGAAGACCGACGCTTTTTCAGCCACTTCGGCATCGACGTGATCGGCCTCTTCCGCGCGATCGTCACCAACGCGCAGGCCGGCGGTGTCGTCCAGGGTGGTTCGACGCTGACGCAGCAGCTCGCCAAGAACCTTTTCCTGTCGAACGAACGATCGATCGACCGCAAGATCACCGAAGCATTTCTGGCGCTGTGGCTCGAAGCCAACCTGTCGAAGAAGGAAATTCTCTCCACCTATCTCGACCGCGCCTACATGGGCGGCGGCACGTTCGGTGCGGCGGCTGCGGCGCAGTTCTATTTCGGCAAGAACATTACCGATGTGAACCTTGCCGAATCCGCCATGCTTGCCGGCCTCTTCAAGGCACCTGCGAAATACGCGCCGCACGTCAACCTGCCGGCCGCCCGCGGTCGCGCCAACGAGGTCCTCACCAATCTCGTGCAGAGCGGCCTGATGACCGAGGGCCAGGTGATTGCCGCCCGCCGCAGTCCCGCCACCGTCGTCGACCGCAACGAAGTGGAATCGCCTGACTTCTTCCTCGACTGGGCCTTCGACGAGGTGATGCGACTGTCGCCGCGCTTCCACCAGCACTCCCTGATCGTGCGCACGACGATCGACATGGGACTGCAGGGCGCTGCGGACGATTCCGTCGAAACCTCGCTGCGGGAATACGGCGAGAGCTATCACGCCAAGCAGGGCGCGATGGTGATGATCGAGAACGGCGGCGCGGTGCGCGCCATGGTCGGCGGTCGCGACTACGGCGAAAGCCAGTTCAACCGCGCGACGAAGGCGCTGCGCCAGCCGGGCTCGTCGTTCAAGGTCTACACCTATTCCGTCGCCATGGAAAACGGCATGACGCCCGACAGCGTGGTCGTCGATGCGCCGATCTACTGGGGCAACTGGAGCCCGCACAACTACGAGAACCGCTATGCCGGTCGCGTGACACTGGCAACAGCGATCGCCCAGTCGATCAACACGATCCCCGTGCGCCTCGCCAAGGAGAAGTTCGGCATCCAGCCGATCCGCGCCATGGCGAAGAACCTTGGCGTGGAATCGCCTGTGCGCGACGACGTGACGATCCCGATCGGCACGTCCGAAGTGACCGTCATGGATCAGGCAACGGCTTACGCCGTCTTTCCGGCCGGCGGCATGCAGTCTCGCCGGCACGGCATTACGCAGATCCTCGATTACGGCGGCGACGTACTCTACGACTTCGACCGGGACGAGCCTCCGGCAAAGCGCGTGCTGTCCGAGCAGGCCGATGCCTACATGAACCAGATGCTGTCGCGCGTGCCCTATGTCGGCACCGCCCGAAAGGCAGCGCTCGACAACGGCATTCTCACCGCCGGCAAGACGGGAACTACCCAGGCCTATCGCGACGCCTGGTTCATCGGCTTCACCGGCAACTACACCACCGCCGTCTGGTTCGGGAACGACGACTACACCTCGACCAACAAGATGACCGGCGGCTCGCTGCCGGCGATGACCTTCAAGCGCGCGATGGACTATGCCCACCAGGGCATCACGCTCAGGCAGATCCCGGGCGTGCCGACCCCTGCTCCGGAAAAGACGCCGAAGACCGTTGCCGCCAAACCGCCTGAAGGCAGCCCGCCGCCGCTCGTTCGTCCGCGCATGCTTTCCGTCGAATCGACGCGCATCCTCAAGGATCTCGGTGAAAAACTGAAAAACGCCCCGCCGCTGGTGACGCAAAAGGTCGCCAGCGCGGAGTGA